One stretch of Sinomonas terrae DNA includes these proteins:
- a CDS encoding CoA-acylating methylmalonate-semialdehyde dehydrogenase — MTVKTIPHFLNGEETNGVGERTQPVFNPATGAQTGELRLADAADLETAVANAKKASESWGDISLAKRTAVLFKFRELVAAHIDDLAQLVTSEHGKVLSDAKGEIGRGLEVIEFACGIPQLLKGAYSDQASTGIDVFSYRQPLGVVAGITPFNFPVMVPLWMAPVAIATGNAFILKPSERDPSASLLLARLWTEAGLPDGVFQVLHGGKETVDGLLTHPDVDAISFVGSTPIAKYVHETATAHGKRVQALGGAKNHAIILPDADLDNAADHLSAAAFGSAGERCMAISVAIAVGRIGDELVGKVAERAEAVKVAEGTDPDAEMGPIITAASKERMKGIVTKAAETGADLVVDGREFTVPGKEDGFWFGPTVIDNVGTDMDAYTEEIFGPVLGVVRVETVEEAIELINSNPYGNGTAIFTSSGSNARKFHRGVHVGMIGVNVPIPVPVAYHSFGGWKSSLFGDKHIYGEEGVSFYTRGKVVTQRWPEPTHASGASYNFPSN, encoded by the coding sequence ATGACTGTCAAGACCATCCCGCACTTCCTCAACGGCGAAGAGACCAACGGCGTCGGCGAGCGGACGCAGCCGGTGTTCAACCCCGCCACCGGGGCCCAGACCGGCGAGCTGCGCCTCGCGGACGCGGCCGACCTCGAGACCGCGGTCGCCAACGCGAAGAAGGCCTCCGAGTCCTGGGGGGACATCTCCCTGGCCAAGCGCACCGCGGTCCTGTTCAAGTTCCGCGAGCTCGTCGCCGCACACATTGACGACCTTGCCCAGCTCGTGACCAGCGAGCACGGCAAGGTCCTCTCCGACGCCAAGGGCGAGATCGGCCGCGGCCTGGAGGTCATCGAGTTCGCCTGCGGGATCCCGCAGCTGCTCAAGGGCGCCTACTCCGACCAGGCCTCCACCGGCATCGACGTGTTCTCCTACCGCCAGCCGCTCGGCGTCGTCGCCGGCATCACCCCCTTCAACTTCCCCGTCATGGTGCCCCTGTGGATGGCCCCGGTGGCGATCGCGACCGGGAACGCGTTCATCCTCAAGCCGAGCGAGCGCGACCCATCGGCCTCGCTCCTGCTCGCGCGCCTGTGGACCGAGGCGGGGCTCCCGGACGGGGTCTTCCAGGTCCTGCACGGCGGGAAGGAGACCGTCGACGGGCTCCTGACCCACCCCGACGTGGACGCGATCTCCTTCGTCGGCTCGACCCCGATCGCGAAGTACGTCCACGAGACCGCCACCGCTCACGGCAAGCGCGTCCAGGCCCTGGGCGGGGCGAAGAACCACGCGATCATCCTCCCGGACGCGGACCTGGACAACGCCGCGGACCACCTCTCGGCCGCCGCGTTCGGCTCCGCAGGGGAACGCTGCATGGCGATCTCGGTCGCGATCGCCGTCGGCCGGATCGGCGACGAGCTCGTGGGCAAGGTCGCCGAGCGCGCCGAGGCCGTCAAGGTCGCCGAGGGCACCGACCCGGACGCGGAGATGGGCCCGATCATCACCGCGGCCTCGAAGGAGCGGATGAAGGGCATCGTGACCAAGGCGGCCGAGACCGGGGCGGACCTGGTCGTGGACGGGCGCGAGTTCACCGTCCCCGGCAAGGAGGACGGCTTCTGGTTCGGCCCCACGGTCATCGACAACGTTGGAACGGACATGGACGCCTACACCGAGGAGATCTTCGGCCCGGTCCTGGGCGTCGTGCGGGTGGAGACGGTCGAGGAGGCGATCGAGCTGATCAACTCCAACCCGTATGGCAACGGCACCGCGATCTTCACCTCCTCCGGCTCCAACGCCCGCAAGTTCCACCGCGGCGTGCACGTGGGCATGATCGGGGTCAACGTCCCGATCCCCGTCCCGGTCGCGTACCACTCCTTCGGCGGCTGGAAGAGCTCGCTGTTCGGCGACAAGCACATCTACGGCGAAGAGGGCGTCTCCTTCTACACCCGCGGCAAGGTCGTCACCCAGCGCTGGCCCGAGCCCACCCACGCCTCCGGCGCCTCCTACAACTTCCCCTCCAACTGA
- a CDS encoding sugar porter family MFS transporter: MATAHAGASSAASLPPLTDGPHRKRLGLVALVATFGGLLFGYDTGVINGALSPMSSELGLTPFTEGVVTASLVFAAAIGAIFGGRLSDAWGRRKTIILLAVLFFAGTVAVVFTPNFEVLVVGRILLGLAVGGASTVVPVFLAELAPFEIRGSLAGRNELAIVIGQLAAFVVNAIIGNVFGNVGGVWRIMFAICALPALALFFGMLRMPESPRWLVEKGRRQEALAVLQTVRTGDRAVAELSDVETVAREERESHQIGWRAIFSNKNLFRILLVAIGLGVAQQLTGINSIMYYGQTVLTESGFSKDGALIANVAPGVIAVIGGIIALRMMDRLDRRKTFITGLSLTTACHILIGVASMALPVGNPARPFVILFLVVAFVGSMQTFLNVAVWVYLSEIFPLHMRGFGIGVAVFALWVVNGFLSLYFPSMVAAMGITGTFFLFAAVGALALIFVITQVPESRGRTLEALEEDVTTGAIYAVHKK, translated from the coding sequence ATGGCTACAGCCCACGCCGGAGCGTCGAGCGCCGCCTCGCTCCCGCCTCTGACTGACGGTCCTCACCGCAAGCGCCTCGGCCTCGTCGCCCTCGTCGCCACCTTCGGTGGCCTCCTCTTCGGTTACGACACCGGAGTCATCAACGGTGCGCTCAGCCCGATGTCCTCTGAGCTCGGCCTCACCCCGTTCACGGAGGGCGTCGTCACCGCCTCCCTCGTCTTCGCGGCCGCAATCGGCGCGATCTTCGGCGGACGCCTCTCTGACGCCTGGGGCCGTCGCAAGACCATCATCCTGCTCGCCGTCCTGTTCTTCGCCGGAACCGTGGCGGTCGTGTTCACCCCGAACTTCGAGGTGCTCGTCGTCGGCCGTATTCTCCTCGGCCTCGCCGTGGGCGGCGCCTCGACCGTGGTGCCGGTCTTCCTCGCGGAGCTCGCGCCCTTCGAGATCCGTGGTTCGCTCGCGGGCCGCAACGAGCTTGCGATCGTGATCGGCCAGCTCGCAGCGTTCGTGGTCAACGCCATCATCGGGAACGTGTTCGGCAATGTCGGCGGTGTCTGGCGCATCATGTTCGCGATCTGTGCCCTGCCGGCCCTCGCGCTGTTCTTCGGAATGCTCCGGATGCCCGAATCCCCGCGCTGGCTCGTCGAGAAGGGGCGCCGTCAGGAGGCGCTCGCGGTGCTCCAGACCGTGCGCACCGGCGACCGTGCCGTTGCCGAACTCTCCGACGTCGAGACCGTCGCGAGGGAAGAGCGGGAGAGCCACCAGATCGGCTGGCGCGCGATCTTCTCGAACAAGAATCTCTTCCGGATCCTGCTGGTCGCGATCGGCCTGGGTGTGGCCCAGCAGCTGACCGGCATCAACTCGATCATGTACTACGGGCAGACCGTGCTCACCGAGTCCGGCTTCAGCAAGGACGGAGCGCTCATCGCCAACGTGGCACCCGGTGTGATCGCTGTGATCGGCGGCATCATTGCGCTGAGGATGATGGACCGCCTCGACCGTCGCAAGACCTTCATCACCGGCCTGTCGCTGACGACTGCCTGCCATATCCTCATCGGCGTCGCATCCATGGCGCTTCCCGTGGGCAATCCTGCCCGTCCCTTCGTGATCCTGTTCCTCGTGGTCGCGTTCGTCGGCTCGATGCAGACGTTCCTCAACGTCGCGGTCTGGGTCTACCTCTCGGAGATCTTCCCGCTGCACATGCGTGGCTTCGGCATCGGTGTGGCTGTCTTCGCCCTGTGGGTTGTGAACGGGTTCCTCTCGCTCTACTTCCCCTCGATGGTGGCAGCCATGGGCATCACCGGAACGTTCTTCCTCTTCGCCGCCGTCGGCGCCCTCGCGCTGATCTTCGTGATCACCCAGGTGCCGGAGAGCCGTGGGCGCACGCTCGAGGCCCTCGAGGAGGACGTCACGACCGGAGCTATCTACGCGGTGCACAAGAAGTAG
- the iolD gene encoding 3D-(3,5/4)-trihydroxycyclohexane-1,2-dione acylhydrolase (decyclizing) has product MTVAQALVEFLGRQYTVDRVGTEEYRGRLIPGMFGIFGHGNVAGVGQALKQWQVQDPALMPYYQGRNEQAQVHQAVGYARHTRRRQTFAVSTSIGPGSSNLLTGAALATANRLPALLLPSDTFATRAADPVLQQLEQPHGYDITVNDAFRPLSKYFDRVNRPEQLFSALLHGLRVLTDPAETGAVTIALPQDVQAEVFDVPEEFLAEREWRIRRPEPEAEDIARAAELIRSAKRPLIVAGGGVLYAFAQEQLREFAEATGIPVGWTQAGVGVLAWDHAQALGAIGSTGTTAANALARDADLVIGIGTRYEDFTTASRTAFQNPDVRFVNINVAPIDAYKHGTSVPVVADARKALVALTTALGGYRVGADLEQAVSSEKARWDATVDAAFDERYSPLPSQNAIIGAANRAMDARDVVICAAGSLPGDLHKMWRVRDPFGYHVEYAFSCMGYEIPGGLGVKRAALDAASRPSEEDREDARDVVVMVGDGSYLMMHTELVTAVAEGIKLIVVLIQNHGYASIGALSEQLGSQRFGTKYRTLDRTHHTFDDGEKLPIDLAANAESLGVTVHRIEPGPNAIEDLEAAIAKAKAAPEGSGPIVIHIESDPLIDAPSSESWWDVPVSGASELESTRQAFATYIEHKAQQRPLLG; this is encoded by the coding sequence ATGACGGTCGCCCAGGCACTCGTGGAGTTCCTCGGGCGGCAGTACACCGTGGACCGTGTCGGCACCGAGGAGTACCGCGGCCGGCTGATCCCGGGGATGTTCGGCATCTTCGGGCATGGCAACGTCGCGGGCGTGGGCCAGGCCCTGAAGCAGTGGCAGGTCCAGGACCCGGCGCTCATGCCCTACTACCAGGGAAGGAACGAGCAGGCCCAGGTGCACCAGGCCGTCGGCTACGCCCGGCACACGCGCCGCCGTCAGACGTTCGCCGTCTCGACCTCGATCGGCCCGGGCTCGTCGAACCTGCTCACCGGCGCGGCCCTCGCGACGGCGAACCGGCTCCCGGCCCTGCTGCTGCCCTCGGACACGTTCGCGACCCGTGCCGCGGACCCGGTGCTGCAGCAGCTCGAGCAGCCCCACGGCTACGACATCACGGTCAACGACGCCTTTAGGCCCCTTTCCAAGTATTTCGACCGGGTCAACCGACCCGAGCAGCTCTTCTCGGCGCTCCTGCACGGACTGCGCGTCCTGACCGACCCGGCCGAGACCGGCGCGGTCACGATCGCCCTGCCGCAGGACGTCCAGGCCGAGGTCTTCGACGTCCCGGAGGAGTTCCTCGCCGAGCGCGAGTGGCGCATCCGTCGCCCCGAGCCCGAGGCCGAGGACATCGCCCGCGCCGCCGAGCTCATCCGCTCCGCGAAGCGCCCGCTCATCGTGGCCGGCGGCGGCGTCCTGTACGCGTTCGCGCAGGAGCAGCTGCGCGAGTTCGCCGAGGCCACCGGCATCCCGGTCGGCTGGACGCAGGCCGGCGTCGGCGTCCTGGCGTGGGACCACGCCCAGGCCCTCGGCGCGATCGGCTCGACCGGCACGACGGCGGCCAACGCCCTGGCCCGCGATGCGGACCTGGTCATCGGGATCGGGACGCGCTACGAGGACTTCACGACCGCCTCGCGCACCGCCTTCCAGAACCCGGACGTCAGGTTCGTGAATATCAACGTCGCCCCGATCGACGCCTACAAGCACGGCACCTCGGTGCCGGTCGTCGCCGATGCGCGCAAGGCGCTCGTGGCGCTGACGACGGCGCTGGGCGGCTACCGCGTGGGGGCCGACCTCGAGCAGGCTGTCTCCTCCGAGAAGGCACGCTGGGACGCCACCGTCGACGCCGCCTTCGACGAGCGGTACTCGCCGCTGCCGTCCCAGAACGCGATCATCGGCGCGGCGAACCGCGCGATGGACGCCCGCGACGTCGTCATCTGCGCCGCCGGCTCCCTCCCGGGCGACCTGCACAAGATGTGGCGCGTCCGGGACCCGTTCGGGTACCACGTCGAGTACGCGTTCTCCTGCATGGGCTACGAGATCCCCGGTGGGCTCGGGGTCAAGCGGGCGGCGCTCGACGCCGCGTCGCGCCCGAGCGAAGAAGACAGGGAGGATGCGCGCGACGTCGTCGTCATGGTCGGGGACGGGTCGTACCTGATGATGCACACCGAGCTCGTCACCGCGGTCGCGGAGGGCATCAAGCTCATCGTCGTGCTCATCCAGAACCACGGCTACGCCTCGATCGGTGCCCTCTCGGAGCAGCTGGGCTCCCAGCGCTTCGGCACGAAGTACCGCACCCTGGACCGGACGCACCACACGTTCGACGACGGCGAGAAGCTCCCGATCGACCTCGCCGCGAACGCCGAGAGCCTCGGCGTCACGGTCCACCGGATCGAGCCGGGCCCGAACGCGATCGAGGACCTCGAGGCCGCGATCGCCAAGGCCAAGGCCGCCCCCGAGGGCTCGGGCCCGATCGTGATCCACATCGAATCCGACCCGCTCATCGACGCCCCGTCCTCGGAGTCGTGGTGGGACGTGCCCGTCTCGGGCGCCTCCGAACTCGAATCCACCAGGCAGGCGTTCGCGACCTACATTGAGCACAAGGCCCAGCAGCGCCCGTTGCTCGGCTGA
- a CDS encoding sugar phosphate isomerase/epimerase family protein, with protein MSDIENKLIIGTAPDSWGVWFADDPKQTPWERFLDEVAEAGYKWIELGPYGYLPTDPSHLADELKARDLQVSAGTVFTAFHRGVDQWEEAWEPARRVAELTAAMGGEHIVVIPAMWRDDVTGEAVENEVLTAEQWDSLFKGHDELGRRLGEQFGLKQQFHSHADSHVQGQADIERLLENTDPELLTLCLDTGHAEYGGASSVDLIRKYPERIGYLHLKQINPDVLAKVRAENLTWAAANTAGVMAEPPSGLPDLREVIEAVEGLDRPIFGIVEQDMYPVAFDVPLPIAQRTRNYLLSCGSRTRVS; from the coding sequence ATGAGCGACATCGAGAACAAGCTCATCATCGGCACCGCGCCCGATTCCTGGGGCGTCTGGTTTGCCGACGATCCGAAGCAGACTCCGTGGGAGCGCTTCCTCGACGAGGTGGCCGAGGCCGGCTACAAATGGATCGAGCTGGGCCCGTACGGGTATCTCCCGACCGATCCGTCGCATCTCGCGGACGAACTCAAGGCGCGTGACCTGCAGGTTTCGGCGGGGACCGTGTTCACGGCGTTCCATAGGGGCGTTGACCAGTGGGAGGAAGCGTGGGAGCCGGCCCGGCGCGTCGCGGAGCTGACTGCGGCGATGGGCGGCGAGCACATCGTCGTCATCCCCGCGATGTGGCGCGACGACGTCACGGGCGAGGCCGTCGAGAACGAGGTGCTCACGGCCGAGCAGTGGGACTCGCTGTTCAAGGGCCACGACGAGCTGGGACGCCGCCTCGGCGAGCAGTTCGGCCTCAAGCAGCAGTTCCACTCGCACGCGGATTCGCATGTGCAGGGGCAGGCCGACATCGAGCGGCTGCTCGAGAACACCGACCCCGAGCTGCTCACGCTGTGCCTCGATACGGGCCATGCCGAGTACGGCGGAGCCAGCAGCGTCGACCTCATCCGCAAGTACCCCGAGCGCATCGGCTACCTCCACCTCAAGCAGATCAACCCGGACGTCCTCGCGAAGGTCCGCGCCGAGAACCTGACTTGGGCAGCGGCGAACACCGCCGGCGTCATGGCCGAGCCGCCGTCGGGCCTGCCCGACCTGCGTGAGGTCATCGAGGCCGTCGAGGGCCTCGACCGCCCGATCTTCGGCATCGTCGAGCAGGACATGTACCCGGTCGCGTTCGACGTCCCGCTCCCGATCGCCCAGCGCACCCGCAACTACCTCCTCTCGTGCGGCTCCCGCACGCGCGTATCTTGA
- a CDS encoding tautomerase family protein — MPLVRIDVNAGRTPEQLSRLSRAIHDAILAEYRIPERDYFHVITEHAPGQIVAQDAGLGFDRSGGVVMIQIFTQGGRSQEAKEGLFAAIARNLADAGIPGEDVFIGYVENGAGDWSFGFGRAQYMTGELGIPAR, encoded by the coding sequence ATGCCTCTCGTCCGCATCGACGTCAACGCCGGCCGCACTCCCGAACAGCTCTCCCGCCTGAGCCGCGCCATCCATGACGCCATCCTCGCCGAGTACCGGATTCCGGAGCGCGACTACTTCCACGTCATTACGGAGCATGCGCCCGGACAGATCGTGGCGCAGGATGCGGGGCTGGGCTTCGATCGGTCGGGAGGGGTCGTGATGATCCAGATCTTCACTCAGGGAGGTCGCAGCCAGGAGGCGAAAGAGGGGCTGTTCGCAGCCATCGCACGGAATCTGGCGGACGCCGGCATCCCGGGCGAGGATGTCTTCATCGGCTACGTCGAGAACGGCGCGGGGGACTGGTCCTTCGGCTTCGGGAGGGCGCAGTACATGACGGGCGAGCTGGGGATTCCGGCCCGCTGA
- a CDS encoding Cgl0159 family (beta/alpha)8-fold protein: protein MTTVSTPAELAKGTFDDDPRRYEHLTKIRLEDPDAIARAARAREPHPGVVLGRQNFIVAADHPARGALAAQGRPEAMADRRELLDRLRLALANPAVDGVLASPDIMDDLLLLGALEGKLLFGSMNRGGLAGFVNEFDDRFTGHTAEALEAIGATGGKMLTRICLGDPATAGILENTAKAIDSLAERKLVAMVEPFLSSWVDGKVKNDLSPEAVIRSVAIASGLGATSAYTWMKLPVVAEMERVMASTTMPTVLLGGDPTGRQDEVFASWGAALALPGVQGLTVGRTLLYPADGDVAGAVAAAASLLHTEEIVPPTAGEPASKEASK from the coding sequence GTGACGACCGTTTCGACTCCTGCAGAACTCGCCAAGGGGACGTTCGACGACGATCCGCGCCGCTATGAGCACCTGACCAAGATCCGCCTGGAGGATCCGGACGCGATCGCCCGGGCTGCCCGGGCGCGGGAGCCGCACCCCGGCGTCGTGCTCGGGAGGCAGAACTTCATCGTCGCCGCCGACCATCCGGCCCGCGGGGCGCTGGCGGCCCAGGGCCGCCCGGAGGCGATGGCGGACCGGCGTGAGCTGCTCGACCGGCTCCGGCTCGCTCTGGCGAACCCCGCTGTGGACGGGGTTCTGGCGAGCCCGGACATCATGGACGACCTGCTCCTTCTCGGGGCGCTGGAGGGCAAGCTCCTGTTCGGCTCGATGAACCGCGGCGGCCTGGCCGGGTTCGTGAACGAGTTCGACGACCGCTTCACCGGCCACACCGCCGAGGCCCTCGAGGCGATCGGGGCGACCGGGGGGAAGATGCTCACGCGCATCTGCCTCGGCGACCCGGCGACGGCGGGCATCCTCGAGAACACCGCGAAGGCCATCGATTCCCTGGCCGAGCGGAAGCTCGTGGCAATGGTCGAGCCGTTCCTGTCCTCGTGGGTCGACGGCAAGGTCAAGAACGACCTCTCCCCGGAGGCGGTCATCCGCTCGGTCGCGATCGCCTCGGGCCTGGGCGCGACAAGCGCGTACACGTGGATGAAGCTGCCCGTGGTGGCGGAGATGGAGCGGGTCATGGCCTCCACCACGATGCCCACCGTCCTGCTCGGCGGCGACCCGACCGGGCGCCAGGACGAGGTGTTCGCCTCGTGGGGCGCCGCGCTCGCCCTCCCGGGTGTCCAAGGCCTGACCGTGGGCCGGACCCTGCTCTACCCGGCCGACGGCGACGTGGCCGGGGCCGTCGCGGCCGCGGCGTCGCTGCTGCACACCGAAGAAATCGTCCCCCCGACTGCGGGAGAGCCGGCATCGAAGGAGGCCTCGAAGTGA
- the iolC gene encoding 5-dehydro-2-deoxygluconokinase: MTYDVLTMGRISVDIYPNDIGVGLADVTSFGKYLGGSPSNVAVAASQHGRRTAVVTRTGDDPFGVYLHRELVKFGVDDRFVTPVAGLQTPATFCAILPETHEFPLYFYGRFPTAPDLQIRAEELDVEAIRAARIFWSTVTGLCQEPSRGAHIAAHEARPRASLGQGQFTVLDLDYRPMFWDSEDAAREQVAKVLPHVTVAIGNEEECAVAVGHGTPDEQADRLLAAGVEIAVVKLGPEGVMAKTRDERVVSAPVPVQTLNGLGAGDSFGGAFCHGLLAGWPLAQVLDYANAAGAIVASRLSCADAMPTPAEVTSLLAERGRLVPEAVAK; encoded by the coding sequence GTGACCTATGACGTTCTCACGATGGGGCGCATCAGCGTCGACATCTATCCCAACGACATCGGCGTCGGCCTCGCGGACGTGACGAGCTTCGGCAAGTACCTGGGCGGCTCGCCGTCCAATGTTGCTGTCGCCGCCTCGCAGCACGGGCGTCGCACCGCCGTCGTGACCCGCACGGGGGACGATCCGTTCGGCGTGTATCTGCACCGCGAGCTGGTCAAGTTCGGCGTCGACGACCGCTTCGTGACCCCGGTCGCGGGCCTGCAGACCCCGGCGACGTTCTGCGCGATCCTCCCGGAGACGCACGAGTTCCCGCTGTACTTCTACGGCCGCTTCCCGACGGCCCCGGACCTGCAGATCAGGGCCGAGGAGCTCGACGTCGAGGCGATCCGCGCCGCGCGGATCTTCTGGTCCACCGTCACCGGGCTCTGCCAGGAGCCGAGCCGGGGCGCGCACATCGCCGCGCACGAGGCCCGCCCCCGCGCCAGTCTGGGCCAGGGCCAGTTCACCGTCCTGGACCTGGACTACCGGCCGATGTTCTGGGATTCCGAGGACGCCGCCCGCGAGCAGGTCGCCAAGGTCCTGCCGCACGTGACGGTCGCGATCGGCAACGAGGAGGAGTGCGCGGTCGCCGTCGGCCACGGCACCCCGGACGAGCAGGCCGACCGCCTCCTCGCCGCGGGGGTGGAGATCGCCGTGGTGAAGCTGGGCCCCGAGGGCGTGATGGCCAAGACCCGCGACGAGCGCGTGGTCTCCGCCCCGGTCCCTGTCCAGACCCTCAACGGCCTCGGCGCCGGCGACTCGTTCGGCGGCGCGTTCTGCCACGGCCTCCTCGCAGGCTGGCCCCTGGCCCAGGTCCTGGACTACGCTAACGCGGCCGGGGCGATAGTCGCCTCCCGGCTCTCCTGCGCGGACGCGATGCCGACGCCGGCCGAGGTCACCTCGCTGCTGGCCGAGCGCGGCCGGCTCGTCCCCGAGGCGGTGGCCAAGTGA
- a CDS encoding LacI family DNA-binding transcriptional regulator, producing the protein MRGVTPPALPGPPRPGTPRRAVTQEDVAREVGVSRTLVSFAFRGAPGVSNETREAIFDAAQRLGYRQNAVAADLARKRPSAVGLYLLDLRNEVYADVFHGVREAFEDAPNRLILSVSPTANSLGRAAVDSLIEARVGIVVAATLLDADADVQELAQTVPVVNVARRVHGVDSVYSDDPAGAEAAVRHLIELGHTRIAHLTGPPHEGHQGRRRSYERTMSDVGLPPRVVTAQDYTQEAAERAVVPLLAGGERPTAIFAHNDELAVGAREAAYGLGLAVPDDLSLIGYDNSRISRLHGIDLTSVDLHALELGRSAGRTALERLANPLAPAVDLKSSPRLVVRGSTAAPPEVRKDRP; encoded by the coding sequence ATGAGGGGCGTGACACCTCCCGCGCTCCCAGGCCCTCCCCGCCCAGGAACGCCGCGCCGCGCTGTGACCCAGGAGGATGTCGCGCGGGAAGTGGGAGTGTCCCGGACGCTCGTGTCCTTCGCCTTCCGAGGCGCTCCCGGCGTGAGCAACGAAACCCGTGAGGCCATTTTCGACGCTGCCCAGCGCCTCGGCTACCGGCAGAACGCGGTAGCCGCGGACCTCGCGCGCAAGCGGCCCTCCGCCGTCGGCCTCTATCTCCTCGACCTGCGCAACGAGGTCTACGCCGACGTCTTCCACGGCGTGCGCGAGGCGTTCGAGGACGCGCCGAACCGGCTGATCCTGAGCGTCTCCCCCACCGCCAACTCGCTCGGACGCGCCGCCGTCGACTCCCTCATCGAGGCGCGGGTCGGCATCGTGGTCGCGGCGACCCTCCTCGACGCGGATGCAGACGTTCAGGAACTGGCCCAGACGGTGCCGGTCGTCAACGTAGCGCGTCGGGTGCACGGCGTGGACAGCGTCTACTCGGACGATCCTGCGGGAGCCGAGGCCGCCGTGCGCCATCTGATTGAACTCGGTCACACGCGGATCGCGCACCTCACGGGGCCCCCGCACGAGGGGCATCAGGGGCGTCGGCGATCCTACGAGCGCACAATGTCCGACGTCGGGCTCCCACCGCGCGTCGTCACCGCGCAGGACTACACGCAAGAGGCCGCAGAGAGGGCCGTCGTCCCGCTGCTCGCCGGCGGCGAGCGGCCGACGGCGATCTTCGCCCACAACGACGAGCTCGCCGTCGGCGCGAGGGAAGCCGCCTACGGCCTGGGCCTCGCCGTGCCGGACGATCTCTCCCTCATCGGCTACGACAATTCGCGCATCTCGCGACTGCACGGAATCGACCTCACGTCCGTGGACCTCCACGCGCTCGAGCTCGGACGCTCGGCCGGCCGAACGGCCCTCGAGCGGCTCGCGAACCCGCTCGCGCCCGCCGTCGATCTCAAGAGCTCCCCGCGCCTCGTCGTCCGGGGTTCGACGGCGGCGCCTCCCGAAGTCCGGAAGGACCGACCGTGA
- a CDS encoding HAD hydrolase family protein: MTRARAVFLDVDGTYADRGIVPPGHVDAVRAVRAAGHRVLLCTGRPKCLLSAHLLAAGFDGIVGAAGGYVEIDGRVLLDRRFPPELAQRAVAVLNRHRAAYLLEAPEAVYGVPGVDVRLTELLTGHLRSGDATDHDGPVDILNALEMAEELAQTSFGKIIYFDSPEPLTALAEAIGEEVGALPSSIPGMGDTAGELYLRDVHKAVGIQAVVKYLGVSREDVIAIGDGPNDVEMIAYAGVGVAIDGAVPAVLEAAAHVVPGPEREGLVHAFAELGLT; this comes from the coding sequence GTGACCCGGGCGCGCGCCGTCTTCCTCGACGTCGACGGCACCTATGCTGACCGCGGGATTGTCCCTCCTGGCCACGTGGACGCCGTCCGGGCCGTCCGGGCCGCCGGCCACCGAGTCCTGCTGTGCACCGGCCGGCCGAAGTGCCTGCTCTCGGCCCACCTTCTCGCTGCAGGCTTCGACGGGATCGTCGGAGCAGCCGGGGGCTACGTCGAGATCGACGGCCGCGTCCTCTTGGACCGCCGTTTCCCGCCCGAGCTGGCCCAGCGCGCCGTCGCCGTCCTGAACCGGCATCGCGCCGCGTATCTGCTCGAGGCCCCCGAGGCCGTCTACGGTGTCCCCGGCGTGGACGTGCGGCTCACCGAGCTGCTCACAGGCCACCTCCGATCCGGGGACGCCACGGACCACGACGGGCCCGTCGACATCCTCAATGCCCTCGAGATGGCCGAGGAACTCGCTCAGACCTCCTTCGGCAAGATCATCTACTTCGATTCCCCCGAGCCCCTCACGGCACTGGCTGAAGCGATCGGCGAGGAGGTCGGCGCCCTCCCGAGTTCGATCCCGGGCATGGGAGACACGGCAGGCGAGCTCTACCTGAGGGACGTGCACAAGGCCGTCGGCATCCAGGCGGTGGTCAAGTACCTCGGGGTCTCGCGGGAGGACGTCATCGCGATCGGCGACGGCCCCAACGACGTCGAGATGATCGCCTACGCGGGGGTCGGGGTCGCGATCGACGGCGCTGTCCCCGCGGTCCTCGAGGCGGCGGCCCACGTTGTCCCCGGCCCAGAGCGCGAGGGACTCGTGCACGCGTTCGCCGAGCTGGGCCTCACCTAA